The proteins below come from a single Bacteroidia bacterium genomic window:
- the mreC gene encoding rod shape-determining protein MreC: MRNILIFIWRYYFFFLFLILEGFSIGLLVDNNEYHESGFYSEVGEQTAKVQSAYDQFFEYFRLKSVNENLARENSGLKTRYRASFFQYKKGDQFTINDTVFRQQYVYIPAKAINNTTGNRNNFITLNRGQLHGIKPDMAVINSEGIVGVVKDVSPNFASVISFLNKKCSISAKIKSTDYFGSCVWEGGNPKYAILKDIPSHAEIKKGDTIVTSSFSKLFPEGVKVGIIESFDLKAGNNFYDIKVRLSTNFQRLNYVEVVSNLMKTEQENLEAVSQIQEED, encoded by the coding sequence ATGAGAAATATATTGATCTTTATTTGGCGATATTATTTCTTCTTCCTTTTCCTGATTTTGGAAGGGTTTTCTATTGGTTTGCTGGTTGATAACAATGAATACCACGAATCAGGATTCTATAGCGAAGTAGGAGAACAAACCGCTAAGGTTCAAAGTGCTTATGATCAATTCTTTGAATATTTTAGGTTAAAATCGGTAAACGAAAACCTGGCTCGTGAAAATTCAGGTCTGAAAACAAGGTATCGTGCCTCCTTTTTCCAATATAAAAAAGGAGATCAGTTCACTATTAATGATACCGTTTTCCGCCAACAATACGTTTACATTCCTGCAAAAGCTATCAACAATACCACCGGAAACCGTAACAATTTCATAACCCTAAACCGTGGTCAACTACACGGAATTAAACCCGACATGGCTGTAATTAACTCCGAAGGAATTGTTGGAGTTGTAAAAGATGTTTCTCCAAATTTTGCATCAGTAATTTCCTTCTTAAATAAAAAATGCAGCATCTCAGCCAAAATCAAAAGCACCGATTATTTTGGTTCTTGCGTTTGGGAAGGCGGTAATCCCAAATACGCTATACTTAAAGACATTCCCAGCCATGCTGAAATAAAAAAGGGCGATACCATTGTTACCTCTTCCTTTTCTAAGCTTTTTCCAGAAGGAGTTAAAGTGGGCATTATTGAATCATTCGATCTTAAAGCAGGAAATAATTTCTACGATATCAAAGTAAGGCTATCAACGAATTTTCAACGGCTCAATTATGTGGAAGTAGTTTCCAACCTAATGAAAACCGAACAGGAAAATTTAGAAGCGGTTAGTCAAATTCAGGAGGAAGATTAA